Proteins from a single region of Oncorhynchus keta strain PuntledgeMale-10-30-2019 chromosome 20, Oket_V2, whole genome shotgun sequence:
- the LOC118372214 gene encoding zinc finger protein 385D-like isoform X2 translates to MDRVHKMLIGPGDGLATPPMKKPSSSCVVCRLRFNSESQASSHYSGTKHFKRLKALDPLDCKSPVSPCPVPPSSDYSSTDVSFRPVLSPPSASGVAPSTCSPAVSMETPTDPSLSPCPMEKEKEKEGEVEEVGESEEEKAKRLLYCSLCKVAVNSASQLQAHNSGTKHKTMLEARSGDGAIKSFPRSGVKAKLAPPTEVSTGLQNKTFHCEICDVHVNSETQLKQHIKSRRHKDRVAGKPAKPKFSPYGLPPQRNQSVGIALRKEQDLAKPLASCLLQRHLSLAAAAMATLSPFHLRPAPIPGPAIFQIQALPQTLLHPAPGPFRTAHTSVLFSPY, encoded by the exons ATGGACCGCGTTCACAAAATGCTGATTGGTCCAGGGGATGGGCTAGCCACGCCCCCTATGAAGAAACCCAGCTCATCGTGTGTTGTGTGCCGACTGAGGTTCAACTCGGAG AGCCAGGCCTCATCCCATTACAGCGGTACCAAACACTTCAAGAGGCTCAAAGCCCTCGACCCACTGGACTGCAAGagccctgtctctccctgccctgtGCCACCCAGCTCAGACTACAGTTCaacag ATGTCTCATTCAGACCCGTGTTATCACCACCCTCTGCCTCTGGGGTGGCGCCATCAACCTGCAGCCCAGCAGTTTCAATGGAGACGCCCACTGACCCCTCTCTGTCGCCCTGTcccatggagaaggagaaggagaaggaaggagaggtggaagaggtcGGAGAGTCGGAGGAAGAGAAGGCTAAGAGACTgctctactgttctctctgcaaggTGGCCGTCAACTCTGCATCCCAGCTACAGGCTCACAACAGCG GCACGAAACACAAAACAATGCTGGAGGCCAGGAGCGGCGACGGAGCCATAAAGTCATTCCCCAGGTCAGGGGTCAAAGCCAAACTGGCCCCTCCCACCGAGGTGTCAACGGGGCTCCAGAACAAAACTTTCCACTGTGAGATCTGCGATGTTCACGTCAACTCAGAGACACAACTCAAACAG CACATCAAAAGTAGAAGACATAAAGACCGAGTAGCAGGGAAGCCAGCCAAGCCCAAGTTCAGCCCGTATGGTCTACCGCCCCAACGCAACCAGTCA GTTGGGATCGCTCTGAGGAAGGAGCAGGACTTGGCGAAGCCTCTCGCCTCGTGCCTCTTACAGCGCCATCTCTCCCTTGCTGCTGCTGCCATGGCAACCCTGTCCCCGTTTCATTTACGCCCTGCCCCTATACCTGGCCCTGCCATCTTTCAGATTCAGGCCCTCCCCCAGACCTTGTTACATCCTGCCCCAGGACCTTTCCGTACGGCACATACATCAGTTCTGTTCTCACCGTACTGA